The genomic DNA ggggggaggagggtgaaggAATCCCTTCAATCTTGTGTCACGGACCTGCTCCAAGTAgataccacccccacccccagagctctTGGCCTAGTTCCAACTCCCAGATCCCCagcaccttccccacccccacccctctctagacctcagggctccctctccccacagccctcCCTCACTGCAGAGTCCATGAAGTCCTTGGACAGGAATTTCCCCTCACTTAACAGTTAATTATTTcttagtggggggagggagagccagTCATCTCCTCTCCATATCCTTCCTTGTACAAGTCCAGTTATAACCCCTGAGCAGCAAACTGCCCCCCAGAGGCTTATGCCTAAGACCAGAAGCTACCTTGGCTTCACAGTACAGATGACCTTAATATAATGGAGTTGAAAGGTGAGAGGCAGAACTGACCTCCAGCGGGcctcagcgccccccccccccagcccaggctgatgctccctcccctctgcccgcCTCACTCAGGGTCCCAGGCCCCGCCCCACAGCTGAGCTGGCCCAAGCCGAGGAGTTGCTGGAGCAGCAGCTGGAGCTGTACCAGGCCCTACTGGAAGGGCAAGAAGGGGCTTGGGAAGCCCAGGCCCTGGTGCTCAAGATCCAGAAGCTGAAGGAACAGATGAGGAGACACCGAGAGAGCCTAGGAGATGCCTAAGCTTTCCACCAGTTCCCACGTTACCTTCCAACACTGGAAACGCTACACACCACCCACACTGGGCCTCTGGGCCAGAAAAATCCCAACCCCTCCCAGGCCACTAGGGAAAATGGAAGACACCTCCACAAAGGGCAGAAATTGGAAGTAGCAAGGAGCCATGGCCTCTGCATTCTTGGTCACATCGCCCTCCCCCCTGACCCCTCCGCATTGACCTGGACCCCACGGCAGGGCACACAGTCCTTATAGGAATATACACTCAATCGTGGCCTAACCTCACCCCAAATTCAATAAAGGGATGAAGCACTTACAGACACCACAGACACatgtgttttttagttttgttaaaaaaattcagaCAATTCAGGAAATAGGGGTTTAGGAGTGGTGGTGATGCAAAAGGGGGAcgccatggggtgggggtgggggatgtcaGGGGCAGGTGGCAGTAGTGTCTCCTTCACCCCATGCCTGCTGTCATCTCCTGAAGAGGGACAGACTGTCACATTCCAAAATGGGTGGGTGAGTCCTCTACCGCGTCTGTTCAACTGGAGAGAAAACATGGCACAATTAGGACAAGACACGGAAAAGGCAGGGCTGGCAGAACCACCACCCGCCCCCATACATGCAGAGGTCTGCAGTCTGTGGGTGCAGAGGataggctgggggtggggaaagataAAGTTCGTCAAGAGAAAGAAACCTACAGGTCAACTAAACATCCCAACAGGGGCATCAAGATCAGGGGACACAAACTCCTCAAGTGCCTGTTAGGCACCAGAAAACCTTACATACATAATGAGATTTAAGACAAACACACTAGGGAACAAGGAGACTCTGAAGAGTTGAGGAGCCAGTTTCCTGAGATCCATACTCACTGTAGGAGGAAATGTCTATCTCATCGGGCAGCTCACTAATATTGACTTCAAAGCGATCCTGCACATCGTTGAGGATCTTGGCGTCATTTTCATCTGACACAAACGTGATGGCCAA from Ursus arctos isolate Adak ecotype North America unplaced genomic scaffold, UrsArc2.0 scaffold_31, whole genome shotgun sequence includes the following:
- the MCCD1 gene encoding mitochondrial coiled-coil domain protein 1, with amino-acid sequence MVLPLPWLSCCCRRFLLPSWPLAPQGSWRCCSHSPKASTEEQTSSTCSGKIRSSPRGPRPRPTAELAQAEELLEQQLELYQALLEGQEGAWEAQALVLKIQKLKEQMRRHRESLGDA